The following are from one region of the Nicotiana tabacum cultivar K326 chromosome 3, ASM71507v2, whole genome shotgun sequence genome:
- the LOC107789145 gene encoding casein kinase II subunit alpha-1 (The RefSeq protein has 1 substitution compared to this genomic sequence), producing MSKARVYTDINVLRPREYWDYESLTVQWGDQDDYEVVRKVGRGKYSEVFEGINVNSNEKCIIKILKPVKKKKIKREIKILQNLCGGPNIVKLLDIVRDQHSKTPSLIFEYVNSTDFKVLYPTLTDYDIRYYIYELLKALDYCHSQGIMHRDVKPHNVMIDHELRNLRLIDWGLAEFYHPGKEYNVRVASRYFKGPELLVDLQDYDYSLDMWSLGCMFAGMIFRKEPFFYGHDNQDQLVKIAKVLGTDELNAYLHKYRLELDPQLEAMVGRHSRKPWSKFINADNQHLVSPEAIDFLDKLLRYDHQSRLTAKEAMAHTYFLQVRAAETSRMRTQ from the exons ATGTCTAAAGCTCGAGTATACACCGATATCAATGTGCTTCGCCCTAGGGAATATTGGGATTACGAATCCCTTACTGTTCAATGGGG CGATCAGGATGACTATGAGGTTGTTCGGAAAGTTGGGAGAGGAAAATACAGTGAAGTTTTTGAAGGTATAAATGTTAACAGCAATGAGAAGTGCATAATCAAGATCCTGAAACCTGTTAAGAAGAAAAAG ATCAAAAGAGAAATAAAGATATTGCAAAACCTCTGTGGTGGACCAAACATTGTCAAACTCCTTGATATTGTCAGAGATCAGCATTCAAAAACTCCAAGCTTGATTTTTGAGTACGTGAACAGCACTGATTTCAAAGTTTTGTACCCAACGCTAACGGATTATGACATACGGTACTACATATATGAGCTTCTCAAG GCACTAGATTATTGTCATTCACAGGGAATAATGCATAGAGATGTCAAGCCCCATAATGTTATGATAGACCATGAACTGCGGAAGCTTCGCTTGATAGATTGGGGTCTTGCTGAATTTTACCATCCAGGGAAAGAATATAATGTCCGTGTTGCTTCAAG ATACTTCAAGGGCCCTGAACTTCTAGTTGACTTGCAAGACTATGACTATTCTTTGGACATGTGGAGCCTTGGCTGCATGTTTGCAGGAATG ATCTTTCGCAAGGAACCTTTCTTTTATGGTCATGATAATCAGGATCAGCTCGTCAAAATTGCAAAG GTACTTGGGACAGATGAGTTGAATGCATATTTGCACAAGTATCGATTAGAGCTTGATCCTCAGCTAGAGGCTATGGTTGGGAG ACACAGTAGGAAGCCATGGTCCAAATTTATTAATGCAGACAATCAGCATCTAGTGTCACCAGAG GCTATAGATTTTCTTGACAAGCTTCTTCGTTATGATCATCAGTCTAGACTTACTGCAAAAGAAGCAATG GCCCATACATATTTCTTGCAAGTGAGGGCTGCAGAAACTAGCAGGATGAGGACACAGTAG